One segment of Chryseobacterium turcicum DNA contains the following:
- a CDS encoding tetratricopeptide repeat protein, producing the protein MNKQKFIDKFLRALMVLAIIKIIAIFAELFQKTFWSVIGNLVIFIVVLVIVFFVVILLQNKEKSGNSSGKKGGGGNFYLDNSLFDRIRSKYEELAEKYIAEKDYTRAAKVYMNLLNDNFRGAKTLEDGGLYNEAAVIYLKKLNNKSEAASCFEKAKQYQKSIELYKELEQKEKVGDLYMQINDTKNAHSYYQMVVDDYVSNDQMVKASLIYRKKMNVPDEAQNILLQGWEENKDAFNCLNNYFVNINSVEDLNIKIQNLYLKTPSDKKLMYLEAMKHEFKKDVKLHETTRNIAYEIIAENVEKHSSIINELKHFNPEDEVILKDISRYRTGRNKIFRN; encoded by the coding sequence ATGAATAAACAGAAGTTTATAGACAAATTTTTGAGAGCGCTTATGGTTTTGGCAATCATTAAAATCATTGCGATTTTTGCTGAGCTTTTTCAAAAAACATTTTGGAGCGTTATTGGAAATCTGGTGATTTTTATCGTCGTTTTGGTGATTGTATTTTTTGTAGTAATCCTCCTTCAGAATAAAGAAAAATCTGGAAATTCTTCAGGGAAAAAAGGCGGTGGCGGAAATTTTTATCTCGACAATTCTTTGTTCGACAGAATCAGAAGTAAATATGAAGAGCTCGCTGAAAAATATATTGCCGAAAAAGATTATACAAGAGCTGCAAAAGTATATATGAATTTGTTGAATGATAATTTTCGTGGCGCAAAAACGCTCGAAGATGGCGGTTTATACAATGAAGCTGCCGTAATTTATCTTAAAAAACTGAATAATAAGTCGGAAGCGGCTTCTTGTTTTGAGAAAGCGAAACAATATCAAAAATCAATTGAATTGTACAAAGAGCTCGAGCAAAAAGAAAAAGTAGGTGACCTTTATATGCAGATTAACGATACCAAAAATGCACATTCTTATTATCAGATGGTTGTTGATGATTATGTAAGTAATGACCAAATGGTGAAAGCTTCTCTTATTTACCGCAAAAAAATGAATGTTCCAGATGAAGCACAGAACATTTTGCTACAAGGTTGGGAAGAAAATAAAGACGCATTTAATTGTCTGAATAATTATTTTGTGAATATCAATAGTGTAGAAGATTTAAATATTAAAATTCAAAATTTATATCTAAAAACACCTTCTGATAAGAAATTGATGTATCTGGAAGCGATGAAACATGAATTTAAAAAAGATGTAAAACTACATGAAACAACTAGAAATATCGCTTACGAAATCATTGCAGAAAATGTAGAAAAACATTCTTCGATTATCAATGAATTAAAGCATTTTAATCCGGAAGATGAGGTGATTTTAAAAGATATTTCAAGATACAGAACGGGGAGAAATAAAATATTTAGAAATTGA
- a CDS encoding APC family permease — MELRIKPFPRNNYPKKGLLIKGSSPLIWFNEMEILGIDLDEVLSFPIPSNEPNVVYGCFLIFKNFVPSEIGKNAYFQCVDDKLFIPENTTFYPKINPEDWQNTNAEFLVMHPDFGLVKLNEEIDWLSMLNHPKQAEDKLRKPSNGVIIPQEIKSFMVEMDNDQVMEALQKPQTEEEWMKNLPFDMKKVMAGNKKEIEKYLKYIEKYPERAVELGVPLDIMGTSRGDGFSKFKFGNWFQNFFGGSGDSSDGSSGSGNYRWIFFVFIILMVIGRIGFQFTKDETEEHISSGKAQQESKIGKILAFKSGITDIDIKIDSIYRKRRGKLMNDFHEATKEYHEKSINDIVKDVEKYRIDENKTKDSLKTIYNKKIVKVITENTEKLQNKIADSLTKEGNGIPADKGVVKMVLNRKQILMADSLGKLYGTIEPPVSDVDENSQAYLEGENKSNDGTQNVSISDIFWLILLMTGVVGLYSLIFKKKKIDFGGENVPLGIKIFLMVVLVMLLGYIFYPIIEMFGYNWFVWALIICVALLLYRLFREDKTILKSEDNE; from the coding sequence ATGGAACTGAGAATTAAACCTTTTCCGAGAAATAATTATCCTAAAAAAGGGCTTTTAATTAAAGGTTCTTCACCATTGATTTGGTTTAATGAAATGGAAATTTTAGGAATCGATTTAGATGAAGTTCTTTCATTTCCCATTCCTTCTAACGAGCCGAATGTTGTGTACGGATGTTTTTTGATTTTTAAAAATTTTGTGCCTTCTGAAATTGGAAAGAACGCTTATTTTCAATGCGTAGATGACAAACTTTTTATTCCTGAAAATACCACTTTTTATCCTAAAATTAATCCTGAAGACTGGCAAAATACCAACGCTGAATTTCTGGTGATGCATCCCGATTTTGGCTTGGTAAAATTAAACGAGGAAATCGATTGGCTTTCAATGCTTAATCATCCTAAACAAGCAGAAGATAAACTTAGAAAACCATCCAATGGAGTAATAATTCCACAAGAGATTAAAAGCTTTATGGTTGAAATGGATAACGACCAAGTGATGGAAGCGCTTCAGAAGCCACAAACCGAAGAAGAATGGATGAAAAACCTGCCTTTTGATATGAAAAAGGTAATGGCAGGAAATAAAAAGGAAATAGAGAAATATTTAAAATATATTGAAAAATATCCTGAAAGAGCTGTAGAATTGGGTGTTCCGCTCGATATAATGGGAACTTCAAGAGGGGATGGTTTTAGCAAGTTTAAATTTGGAAACTGGTTTCAAAACTTTTTTGGTGGAAGTGGTGATTCTTCAGATGGAAGTTCTGGCTCGGGAAATTACCGTTGGATTTTTTTTGTTTTTATCATTTTAATGGTGATAGGCAGAATAGGATTTCAGTTTACTAAAGATGAAACCGAGGAACACATAAGTTCCGGAAAAGCTCAACAGGAAAGTAAGATTGGGAAAATTTTAGCCTTCAAATCTGGGATTACTGATATTGATATAAAAATTGATTCTATTTACAGAAAGCGAAGAGGAAAATTGATGAATGATTTCCATGAAGCAACCAAAGAATATCATGAAAAATCGATAAATGATATCGTAAAAGATGTTGAAAAATACAGAATTGATGAAAATAAAACCAAAGACTCTCTCAAAACAATTTACAATAAAAAAATAGTAAAAGTAATTACAGAAAATACCGAAAAACTACAAAACAAAATTGCAGATTCACTTACAAAAGAAGGAAACGGAATCCCTGCTGATAAAGGGGTTGTGAAAATGGTGCTTAATAGAAAGCAAATTCTGATGGCAGATTCTTTAGGCAAGCTTTATGGAACGATTGAGCCGCCAGTTTCCGATGTAGATGAAAATTCTCAGGCTTATCTTGAAGGAGAAAATAAATCAAATGACGGAACACAAAACGTTTCAATATCGGATATTTTTTGGCTGATTCTTTTAATGACAGGTGTTGTAGGATTATATTCCCTTATTTTTAAAAAGAAAAAGATAGATTTCGGTGGAGAAAATGTTCCTCTCGGAATCAAAATTTTTCTAATGGTTGTTTTGGTTATGTTGCTGGGCTATATTTTTTATCCAATCATCGAAATGTTTGGCTACAATTGGTTTGTCTGGGCTTTGATTATTTGTGTAGCACTTCTTTTATACAGGCTTTTCAGGGAAGATAAAACTATTTTAAAATCTGAAGACAATGAATAA